In a single window of the bacterium genome:
- a CDS encoding toll/interleukin-1 receptor domain-containing protein has protein sequence MAYKVFISHSTRDQGVVISLANLLSKFGVEVFVAEWYLAPGERVDKKVFEQIGRSDCVVALLTRNGIRSNWAQQEIGYSLRCNKAVIPIVEKGIDQKDLAALQGVEYIEYDPYQYQQALIKLSTYVSSLKLKKEDQEKTLLVLGGLLAFLLLVSGGER, from the coding sequence ATGGCATATAAAGTCTTCATAAGCCATAGCACCCGGGATCAGGGAGTAGTTATATCACTGGCGAATTTACTCTCGAAGTTTGGGGTAGAAGTGTTTGTTGCAGAGTGGTATCTCGCCCCGGGCGAACGGGTGGACAAGAAAGTATTTGAACAAATCGGAAGGTCTGATTGTGTGGTTGCCCTACTAACGAGGAATGGGATAAGATCGAATTGGGCACAACAAGAAATAGGGTATTCCTTACGATGCAATAAAGCAGTCATTCCTATTGTAGAAAAAGGAATAGACCAAAAGGACTTGGCAGCATTACAGGGGGTGGAGTATATTGAATACGATCCCTATCAATATCAACAGGCTTTAATCAAATTATCTACCTATGTGAGCTCATTAAAGCTGAAAAAGGAAGATCAAGAGAAGACTTTACTTGTTTTAGGAGGACTTCTTGCTTTCCTGTTATTGGTCTCTGGAGGCGAAAGATGA
- a CDS encoding DUF5647 family protein has translation MNKQELFEKNLVLTTEFSRYILEHPEVAKRIPKDAVVVILPEYDQELAEKNLKIAKARREKDQPLVFVKVKKLAPVRKSRLVRPKVEIASV, from the coding sequence ATAAACAAGCAGGAACTATTTGAGAAAAATTTAGTGCTTACCACAGAGTTTAGCAGGTATATTTTAGAGCATCCTGAAGTTGCAAAGCGTATACCTAAGGATGCGGTAGTGGTGATTCTACCCGAATATGATCAGGAACTGGCAGAGAAAAATCTAAAAATAGCAAAGGCAAGGAGGGAAAAAGATCAGCCGCTGGTGTTTGTGAAGGTTAAAAAACTTGCTCCTGTAAGAAAGTCCAGATTAGTTAGACCTAAAGTAGAGATAGCCTCTGTTTGA